The window CAACCAGAATATTCACCCTGTCGACATCCTTTTAATGCTAGCAGCCTCGGAAGGAGACAAGCCTAAGATTGAAGAGCTTCTCAGAGCTGGTGCTGACTACACGGTTAAGGACGCTGATGGCAGAACCGCTCTTGACCGAGCCAGCAGCGAGGAGATCCGTGACTTAATCCTTGGATCCCTCACTCAAAAGGCTTGacaaatatgttttctttgtcaGAGTTggctctttcttacaaagaaagAGATGTCTGTTTTTGTATACCTCTAGTCTAAATCTCAGTTGTCTTACATTAAGTTTGGTCCAAAGCCTCAGGGAGCTGCAACTTTAAAGTAGAGAGATTGATCTTATACCAAAAGTTAACCTTTTTCTCCTACCAATCGTTCATCATCAATTGTTATAGAACAAGTACGCAAAAGCTTTCTAAATGGTTATTAACATAATGTCTGAGATTGTCACCAGTACAGAAGAAAGCAGACATGAAGCTGCTCAAACATCTCTAAAATCCCTGAGAAACGCAAGTATCTAATCTTGTGATATCAGTTGCTGCTTGACTCTGAATTCATTCACTCAGCAGAATTCTCGTGCAACAGTACGTACTCTCGGCTgcaccaaaagaaaacaaacatggCAAGAACAGGAGAATTCAGATGTTAACCCAAATAAGGTGCACAACAAGCACATATAATTACAAAGAGAAAAGGTATACGATAATGATTTATAATGGAAAACCAGGACTGAAAGTGTTTCCATTAGTATACCTGCTGTTGCCAAACTTTATGGTGTCTTTCTCAAAAAGCTCATAATATCTTTGTGGCTCAATAGGATTTTCCTGAAAAAGGTAAAAGAAGTTCTGATTACAAACATTCGAATCTACCATGATAAAGAAGCAAGCAAGAAGGAATACAATCGGGCACTTACattgatatatgttttgttggtACTGCCAAGATCCATTATGTAAGGCCTGCAAGGTGAGATATTATgggaaattaaaatttagcctAAAGCCCGAAGAAGAGCAAATTTAAAGCAAAATGAAAGAGTAAACAGGTTTTTACTTCACTTGCTTCCCCATCATTCCATCCGGTTTCTCCTTTTCCACTTCCCTGCGAAAAGCACATTCACAGTGAGATATATGTGTTAACCTTAAAACCCTTATTCTCATTAGATCTATTATCATCAATTTTACTATTCAAAAGGATAACTACACGTCAGGAACCTACCGGTACTGAATAACAGCATGTTGTTTGCTACACGATGGATGATCAGTGGGAACATCAGCAATCCTTCTCTCACGTCCAAAGAGATAGCAGCTTTGGCGATGTAGGTAGAGAGGCTCTGTTAATCCAACACATTTCACAAGCACAAAAATCACAcacatcaagaaaactgattcAGGGATTTACGAGTTAGAAGCAAAtagaaatgagaaacaaaatacTAAATCTGAATATACATAGTCACTAAACTACAAATACAATACAATGTTCAAGGATTCAAACCGAGAATGACACGGCAAACCAGTCACAAACGTATAGATCAAAGAAGCTATTGTTCCTATTAGAGCCATGAACATTGCATAATAATATTCATTGTAGTTAAATTGACAAGTATCAAGCAATAATGTGTTTTAGTAACCATGCTAATATCTGGATGCACAACCGTCAAGACAACAGTTAGGTTTACAAGGCTATACTCTATCAAACGTTCTCGAGCATCAATTTCATTACATGTTTTACTGCATATTTTGTGGACAAATAATTGAAGTTCACCACAGAAGATAGTTTAAGTGAAatacaaagaagagaaatgaacCACTACTTCGACAGATGGAGAGAGGATTAAAAGACTCACCATTCAGTGGTTCACCATCCTTAAAGACATACAGTCTCCATCTTTCGCTGGGCTTTCTAGCCTCCGGAGGCTCACTGAAGAGGAGTGTGATACCTGCAAAGGATTCAATCAATCACGGAAGCATGCCTATTGTGAAATTTAATGCGATAAACCTCCATCTCCATTCTTGGGAGCAAAAACGGAATTGGCAGTCAAAAGAATAGCTGCTAATGCAGATGCTTATATATTGCAGCTCCTAGTCTCATTAGCTATTAACTATTGACCAATGAAAACTTTCACGCAATGACAGACACAAATGcatacaaaataaagaaaatatgacCTGATAACAAAGGAAGATGTTTCACAGTTGAAACAGGCAATGAAGATACTATGGCAAAAGTTTATACCACAGGGTAATGGTAACAGTTGATATTCTTTAATCAAATGCCTGGATCAGAAATATCACCTCTGTATCTGTTGGTATCTTCAGCAAGTTTCCCTGATAGCTCAAATGATGGTTCTTCCTGCAAGATATATCAAAATTGGTTTTGAAGTGTAAATGCATGGATAAGCCAAGAAACCTCAAAATGACATTGGAAATTGAAATTCAATAGATGCTTGATATGATACCTTTTTCTTCGCTGCCAGAGCCTCTTCAACTGCTCTCATCCTCGCGACTGAATCTTCCTCGGCATTTCTGGTGTAGAAAACCCATAACAtggttaagagaaaaaaaatgataaagaagTGTAAAGGCTAATCTAATAAGAAGAAAACTCACAGCTCCTCGCCGCCCCTTCTTTCAATAGAAccctgaaaagaaaacaaggtaATCAAAATGACTGAAGAAAAATCTGTGGCTCgcagaaaataataaatctgCAAAAGCTtttactaaaagaaaagaaacatgaGAAGTGACGTTACTGGATATGCTGAAGGGAATGAAAGACACTATCTATAGTCATTTAGCAGCACAAAAATAGCTGGCTGCAGGTTCTAGTTATAGACTCAGGCGAAAAGCTAAATCACAGGATTCAAACAAACTATTAAGTGAACCAAGCAGTAGAGGCTAACCTTTACTAGCATACACCAAAGCTAAACAATTTCAACCACATTATCTTTTGAAGCAGAATATGGATACTcccaggtaaaaaaaaaaagtaaaaacattctGAGATTACTAACATCTCCAAGCTAAAGAAAGACGCAGAAATACCTCATCATGCCTTGAGGCAATAGATCTCTCTTGTGAACGCCTGCTACTACTCCTGTGACTCCTATCTAACGGTGAAGTAGACCTCTCATGCCTTCCTCTAGAGTGTCTCTCATCATCCCTTTTCCTTTCACCACTGTCCTCTCTCCCTGAGCGTCTTCTCTTATCCCCAATCTCCCTATCTGTGTCTCCTTGTCTTTTCCTCTCTCTGTCCCTGTCTCTTCCCATTTCTCCATCCCTGCTGTCTCTCTTCTCCCTTCCTCTACCGTCATGCCTctcgtcttctctctctctacttctcCCACCTTCCTTCTCGCCTTGAGCTCTTCTCAGTCTCTTCGTCCGTGGTGAAGGAGACCTAGAACTTGGAGCCATTACTTGAGACAGGTCGTTCCCTCTCTTCTTTGCCTTCCGAAAGATCAAAAAATTGAGACCAGGTTCAGAGCAAGAAAAAGGAATGTTAAGCTCTACAGAACACTAAACCCTAGTTCCGAAACGCATTACAAGAACTAGAGGAGGCGCAAAGCCCTAAAATCTACAGATTTCGAATACTAGTTTCAGAAGTTTTCGGCATAATTAAGGGTTGCGAGTATCACGACGGCTTAAGAGAATGATGGTGAAGCTAATTTACCTGGTGGCAGGAACTGTGACTACTTCGGCGCAGAGAAGAGGAGAGACCAGTGAATAAATAATCGAGTAAACATCTCCAAACTCCCTCTTGGACTAAAACAAATCTCTTATCTCCCTCTCTATTTTTCATACCCTCACCTTTTCTAATAAGAGGTGGTGAGACCATTTTAGCCTTACAATTTAACtgatttagattaaatttttttgaaaaaaaaacgaacccaTCTCTCTTTCAACCCGAGAGAAACCCGACGTGTAAGTTCCTCTCATCCCAGCCGTCGGCGATTCTTCCGACGTCGGAGCTCCTACTACTGTCGTTATTAACCAACTCGAGTTGAATCAAGTTGTTCATCGGAGCTCTCTTTCAACCCGAGAAACCCGACCTGGTTACTCACCTCTCAACCCAGCCGCCAGCTATTCTTCCGTCGTCGGAGCTCCTACTGCTGTCGTTCTTCACCAACTCGACTTGAatcaagttgttcttcaaaatgCAGGTGCGTTACTTCTCATTAGAGTAGCTTTTTGttgaaattgtttttgatttgtaaattcagaaattcAATTGGATTTAGATCGAAGAAAGCTTAGCACATTGGGTGTTTTACAAAGGTTTATTGGTCGATTGAGCTATCTATTAGATAAGAAATGGATTTGGCTTTCGATTAGAACTCGTTTACCATTCGAGTCGATTTTGATAGGAGAGAGAGAATGTGGTGAAACTGGTAATACTGGTAtatttagtaaaactagtaaaactagtagtagtactaattatgatttttttatattggttggttTGGCAGGATACAATATGCGAGAACGTCAGCctacattttaaatttgaaggacgcatgtatagtataatgttcaagaggaatataacattgttgatgttaaaagcaaGGATACAAAGGAAGATTGGGTTTGTTGAAAGTAACGTTCAGTTGCAGCTGAGCTACAAGCCACTACTGGTAGAAACAGTTGAGCATTGTGagcttaatgatgatgaggatgttaatgtttatctagactctgttaattatgagaagcgaagatgtatgttgtttgtgaatgtcATCCCTTCTGAGCCTCAGCCTGAGCAAGTTCCCATAGCGCCCACAGTGCCCACAATGCCCATAGTGGACCAAAGTTCTGTCGgtatgaactttgaaaaccaacatgCGAAGGATGGTGAAATCGGACCTAACGCCATTGTTGTCTACgtaggcaaagaaaaggctgtagAGGGTGATTCTAATAAAGAGGGTGAAGCTGAATCACgtgatgaaggtgatgaataTACTGAGCCACGCCCTGTTGTAGAACCGGGTAAGTATATTGAACCATGGGATGACGGTTTGGATCTGACTAAACTTCAAgaatttccaaacaagaaggcattgcaagatgtggtggatagagcttcattcgctaactgttttagttttgaaatagtAAAGTCGGACAAGGTGCGTTATGTggtcaaatgtcctaaagaaggATGTAACTGGGGTTTACGAGGTGGTAGGATTCGAGATACAGATATTTTCTCGATTAGAAGGCACAACAAGATGCATACATGCTCTCGGGCTAGTCAAAGTTCAAGCAACAGTAAGAGACAAGGCACTCCAAAATTAGTTGCTTCTCTTTTACATGGTGATTATCCAGGGCAAATGGAAACTCCACCTCCGAAAATTATCATGGATCTTGTCAAGACAAAATTAGGTGTTGATATATCATATTCCACGGCGTTGAGAGGGAAAAATCAAGCTGTTACTGATTTGAAAGGTAGCCCAGAAGAAAGCTACAAGATGCTGCGATGTTATCTGCACATGTTAGAGAAGGTTAATCATGGTACAAGATCATATGTGCATTgcaatgagaataataaattcatgAACTTGTTCATAGCTTTGGGAGCTAGCAATGAAGGATTTAAAGTCATGAGGAAAGTTATAACTATGGATGCAACTTTTCTAAAGAACGGATATAagggtgttcttgtttttgcgtcggctcaagatcctaaccgtcaccattatcccttggcgtttggtgttcttgatggtgagaatgatgcaagttggaattggtttttggagatgttgaaaACCGTTGTTGGGGATTCTTCTGAAATAGTATTTATGACTGACAGAAATACAAGTCTCATTACTGCCATAGCTAATGTGTATCCTCTAgctcatcatggtttttgtatatggCATTTATCCCAAAATGTGAAAGGTTATGCTCGTAACGTCAACAAAGACGTTGTTGCATGGAGATTCATGGAGTGTAGTAGGTTTTACACAGTGGCTGAGTTCAACATTGCTTACGCTTCTTTTACGACAAGATATCCTTCTGCTGCCAAGTATCTTGAAGAATCTACCCAGAAAGAAAGATGGGCAAGATGTGTTTttccaggagatagatacaacctAGACACAAGCAACTGTGTTGAATCGTTGAACATCGTATTTAAAGATGCAAGGAGGTACTCCTTGATACCCATGCTTGAtgcaatacttaaaaaattCTCTGAATGGTTTAATGAACATCGGAAAGATGTTGTGTCTGGATCAGTCGCAAATAAATTGGTGCCTTTAGTGGAGAACTACTTACATGATTTATGGGCAACTGCTGAGAAACTAAAGGTGATAGAGCTAAATGGTTTCGAACTTGAATACAATGTCATTGACAGTGACGGAAAGCCTTATTTGGTGAAGTTGCGATTGAGAagttgcagttgcaggtttttcgATATACAAAAGTATCCTTGTGTGCATGCATTGGCGTCTTTCATTACATTCCAAAAATATGGAGGTAAGGATATCGAGTTACATGAGTTGTGTTCTAAGTATTATTGGACGGAGCTGTGGGCAATTGCATATTGCAGGACAATTTATTTAGTACCTGATAAGTCTCGATGGGATGTCCTGGATGAAGTCCAAGATATGCAGATCATGCCTCCGAATCGGAAAATAAAagggggaagaaagaaaacaaaaaggtatgcaTCTGCTGGAGAAAAACGACCAAAGACTCGACCTAGGACGCAGAATAAAAGGCGCCGGAGACAAGGACTCCAATGGTTGTTATTTGGAGATAATGTTCATGTTTGATTCACCTCTTCATGTAtcaattgtgttttgtttgaaaCTTAATGTAAAAATTGGTTTGAAACTTAATCTGAAACTTAATTTGAAGtctattaatgttttcttctt is drawn from Camelina sativa cultivar DH55 chromosome 1, Cs, whole genome shotgun sequence and contains these coding sequences:
- the LOC104705891 gene encoding uncharacterized protein LOC104705891 encodes the protein MQDTICENVSLHFKFEGRMYSIMFKRNITLLMLKARIQRKIGFVESNVQLQLSYKPLLVETVEHCELNDDEDVNVYLDSVNYEKRRCMLFVNVIPSEPQPEQVPIAPTVPTMPIVDQSSVGMNFENQHAKDGEIGPNAIVVYVGKEKAVEGDSNKEGEAESRDEGDEYTEPRPVVEPGKYIEPWDDGLDLTKLQEFPNKKALQDVVDRASFANCFSFEIVKSDKVRYVVKCPKEGCNWGLRGGRIRDTDIFSIRRHNKMHTCSRASQSSSNSKRQGTPKLVASLLHGDYPGQMETPPPKIIMDLVKTKLGVDISYSTALRGKNQAVTDLKGSPEESYKMLRCYLHMLEKVNHGTRSYVHCNENNKFMNLFIALGASNEGFKVMRKVITMDATFLKNGYKGVLMLKTVVGDSSEIVFMTDRNTSLITAIANVYPLAHHGFCIWHLSQNVKGYARNVNKDVVAWRFMECSRFYTVAEFNIAYASFTTRYPSAAKYLEESTQKERWARCVFPGDRYNLDTSNCVESLNIVFKDARRYSLIPMLDAILKKFSEWFNEHRKDVVSGSVANKLVPLVENYLHDLWATAEKLKVIELNGFELEYNVIDSDGKPYLVKLRLRSCSCRFFDIQKYPCVHALASFITFQKYGGKDIELHELCSKYYWTELWAIAYCRTIYLVPDKSRWDVLDEVQDMQIMPPNRKIKGGRKKTKRYASAGEKRPKTRPRTQNKRRRRQGLQWLLFGDNVHV
- the LOC104785529 gene encoding FHA domain-containing protein DDL-like, which translates into the protein MAPSSRSPSPRTKRLRRAQGEKEGGRSREREDERHDGRGREKRDSRDGEMGRDRDRERKRQGDTDREIGDKRRRSGREDSGERKRDDERHSRGRHERSTSPLDRSHRSSSRRSQERSIASRHDEGSIERRGGEELNAEEDSVARMRAVEEALAAKKKEEPSFELSGKLAEDTNRYRGITLLFSEPPEARKPSERWRLYVFKDGEPLNEPLYLHRQSCYLFGRERRIADVPTDHPSCSKQHAVIQYREVEKEKPDGMMGKQVKPYIMDLGSTNKTYINENPIEPQRYYELFEKDTIKFGNSSREYVLLHENSAE